A segment of the Asterias amurensis chromosome 11, ASM3211899v1 genome:
ATTACTGACAACCGCAAGTCAAACTTTCATCTGAAGACAGTATCGTTGAAATACTGTCACATTGGCACAAAGGGCTGTTTTTCCAGCTTACGTTTTGATTACAAATTTACCTGAACTTGTTATCCCTCCATCAGGTTGGGCATTGGTATTCTGAGCTGCAAGACCATCATTTTCTTTatcctgtaaataaaaaataaaacatactagttataacaaaaatgtaaaaggtCTCACTTAAGCTTGTATTTGGCCACCattgtctcgatagtctgagaaATTCAATtataagtggtaacttgtgatcaagcatgccattgtaccagacaatattcaaatctaacatgcACATGGCTTATTGGTAGGTCGGCTATTGTTTTTCTAGTACCCTTTCTTCATTTCCCCCCAAGAAACACGACTGAAAATATTTCTtccaaaaaaaacagttaacgGCCTGTCTTTTcgaccctacatgtacattgaagcAAAGTCTTTCCCAAAGACACTGcgagggtcaaaacgtcaggcaattaaccattttttgcatttatagtTGGTAATCAACTGATATTTTATCGCACAAGGAGcctcactgagtgatggatatgaccgctatataagaagccactaatatTATTAAGGAGTTTCAAAACAGCTAATTCAAGGCttctgacaatgactagagcaagctactcgaaacgttgagaccaattcaagaactgactccgcgctagtgcagttaattacgatcctacatgtatctaggctaaagtagtagtcccagccaatttttcTATATCTTCTGCCTagaacggttcttttcagaactgagaattcgcctgaacatccgataaatctactccgcggtagtagaataaaaaaagacagttctctgagctaagaacaaactctacaccAAATATGTATTAATCAAATTTTCTAGAATATATTTCTTACCAGGTCTGTTGCATTCAGCCACTTCTCCATCTCATCCACATCAACACCAGGCGGCAATCcctgtaaacaaaaaagcaGTTTCCCAAATTATATTCAAACTTACCACCAAACGGCATTTGATAATCCATGCATTTGAGTCACACAGACTATGCtttcattttttgtattttttagcactttgtatcaaatttgtaaaaagcgcaatataaatgtttataccattatcattattattattatgaaaactACTTAGTAATCAAGTACTGCTATTTATTCTATTGACAGGTTTTGTGAAAACTCTTCTAAAATGTTAACTAAACTTTTGTCTATTGGTTATGTTTGTATGCCTACCCCCATCATGCAAGGTTCTAACCTCCCCCATATTAAGTTTTCCCTTGTATTTAACTGCCTTAAACCCAATTCATGCTTCCTTCAGATGAAAAGTGAATTGTGAGGTCACAGACTTACATTTCAGAACAATTCAACTGTGCTGAACTGCTGCAAAACATGCGCAGCAAAACAGAGCTGTGGCGCCAAATTAGCTTTGCACTAGGGTTATACAAAAAGTATGAACTGGAGCGCCTTTAGTAGCATTCCACCCCGCCTGTGGAACTCTCTGCCTTAACATCTCAAGGATACACATGACATCTCATGATTCCAACAGTCTCTCAAAACCCATTACTTCAGATTAGCCTATAAAGATAGCGAAtgaaattttcttcttgttcttgaccagcgcctttaaaatgctgtaatattattattattattattattatgatgattattattaataaaataaacctgAACCTGACTTTGAACATGCAAAGTTGATTAACAGCCTggaaaaaacaaagaaaggaCTCAGGGCATTGGTAAAACCCCCACCTCCAATGTACACTCAGTTCATCATTCACTAATACCAAGATCAAAGTAAAGTATTTAGTCTAACACAGCAAAGCAGGTAAAAACTACCTATGCACACAAATACAACACCAAAACCGAACACCACTAATTAATAAGTAAACATGAACAAGTCATTGATGCTGGTCCAATGTAAGCACATGCAACACACCAACACAGTTTGAAATAAGGTTTTTATGGTGAATTGTTGATGGGGAAACAAGTACAAAGTGAATGTGTTATGTTACTGCAGTGTATTTTCAAAAGGCTAGGCTGAATCTGTTATTGAGCGCTGGTTAAGCACTCAGTTTCCCATACACGCGCATGCTAAAAAAGACACTTACAATTTTAGGAGATGGGTGGTCAGAATTTGATAATGCTAAgggcgggggtgggggggggtccAGGGTGAGAAGCCATTGGCTGGCTGCATGCTCAGCATTTCAAGGATCTCCTGTTAAGCCAAGTTCATACTTTTGTTGATGCAATAATCCGTACACATATTTTTTCCAACTGTGACACAAACTATTTGCTTCGCACCAAACTTTCACAGGAAGTTTGAACAGGGCTTTAGAGACCTGAGTTTGCAGAAGAAACAAGGTTTTCATGGGAAATGTAAACTGAAGTAAAGAGGATTCAAAACCAGACAGCAAACCAAAAGCATGCTTAAGCACAGTGTTAGGCAGAGGGGTGtttgggtgtcttttggacaccatgttttaaatttggacaccctgcgttatctgtcatttacatgtaaatgtattgtaataAGTAAACAAATTGGACACACAGCTTTTAAATTTCCAGCagatttggacacccttttaccaaaacCATGTGTTCAAGCCGGTCCAACACTTCTTTGATTTAGTACAAACAGCATGTTTATATATTTTCAAAGCATCTAAATGCAGGATTAAACAGCCACAATTGTCAGTAAATAGATTTTCaaaggataaaaaaaaacagcaatccTGGGATAAGTTTGCGGTTTTTGCAGCAAAGCACAGACAGTCCATGCTTACCTCTTCAGTTAATGCATCAGGATCAATCTCCTGATACGAGCATGAACAAGTATCAGACATGATGAATGAGAACGTCATTTTAAAAACGATACCAAATAAAACAACAGAAAAATGAATGAACATTCACAATCAAGTCATATTCCTTTCGTGGGGATGTGACAAGTAAATGTATATATTGCAAATGATAactcaaaatttaaacaattataaaatgaataatgaAAATAAGGAGCCTGCATATCAGGTCAACTTCTTTGAAAGTGACTTGATTTTGGTACGTGAGTGATTAAAAAATGaacacatcagggcccaatttcataaagctgtttagcagaaaataatgattcacaaatttctttgctgagcaaaaaatactagtggggcaccagtcgcaaaaatattaactttaatggaatgttggctggtaaacctttttctgcttagcaagattttccGTGCTAGGCAGTTTTTTGTGCCTACTGGCTACAAtgtatatgaaattgggcccaaaacaatttaaaacacttGGAATTTGCTTAATCCTCCTGAGTGTGACATGCAATGTGCAACGTTGATGAGATCAAAAACTGTACCAAGTGCGCCGTACTTTTTACCGAGTGAGGGCGCTCTAAATAGTATCTTTATCACTTTAGGGTGTATACGCAATTTGTCCTAGACAGTTTTAATCGGCGTTCTGTCTCTTCGTTGGTTTAGAGGTAAGTTGTAACAGCTCCTTTAAAGGTTTTATTGTCCATAATGGATGTCTGTGGTGATAATGtcttccagtctttaataattgttttgggtatgaatgaatgaTAACCTtggaagtgatacaaatatgtttgaaaACGCCCTCACACGGCACATTGTGAATGGAATGAAATTTGCTGAAACTCACCTGAGTTGGTTGGGCCACTGGGGCAGCTGAAAACGGATTGGCTCTTGCGTTGACCAGATTCCCCATCGTGACTCCTGATTGGTCCAAATTCAAAATGTCTTGATATGTACTGCCACTGAAGTAGGGATGTAGATCATCATGTAAGAGATAGTAACAATGACCGATTTACAATTTGTTTCTCAAGGATGTGGGCGAGAACAGTTAATGAAGAAAaaggtcttaaaggcactggacacctttggtaattgtcaaagactagaactctcacttggtgtatcccaacatatgcataaaataacaaatctgtgaaaattttgactcaattggtaagttgcaagagaatagtgaaagaaaaagcacccttgttgcacaaatttgtgtgctttcagagtcctataaaaggcttcaggcctgaagtctttctcagattcaaatgatTGAGTGGAAAAATACCtcaatttctcaaaaataaggttcctttaaataatgttttatactatcagtagctcataatgttttatactatcagtagCTCTCCATTTCTGGACacaaggtaagtttttatgctaacaactattttgagtaattacctatagtgtccaatgccttcaaACTGCTATACAGATGAAGTGTTCCGGTAGGGAGCAAGTTCCAGCATACACCCCAAATATGAACCCTAACCCACATACTTAGTGTACTAACCTTTTCCTGCTGTCTGTGTAGGTAGTCTGTCTACTCTGTGCAAACATATCAAACTCATCCGAGGGCACCGCTGGCGTCGAGTTGATCTGATTTAACGTCTGACTCACATTCCCACCAGCTAAGTCTGGTTAGCAGCAGGAgaaatttaaaaagtcacaACCAAATTAGATTTCAGGTAATTTCATAACACATGAAATAccttaggaagaaactataaataataagtaaaattgtgggtaaaaccatgtgtaaatctcttttgagggagtgttggctctgaggagagccggtttggtctcaatgattcaaacagtatactctgctcgtcttcacgAAACCTTACACATGggtgtacccgcaagtttactatttgtttatagtttcttcctgttCATCCACAACACACAAAGCTTCAAAATATGCTTACATGAAAGACCATGTTTACACAAGTATATTATTTCACAAGTtgacaaaaaataaatcaaaacagaATCATGCACACCAATACTGATGCACAcattaaaatcaaatttgcacAAGGTCTACACCATCTACTGTAAGAGTAAGTTTTATAGAATTCTTCAAGAAaatttaaaggttttatgcatgATTGCTAGAGCTTAGTCAAGTCACGAACAGTGTTCATGTTTCATGTGATCAACCATATACTTCAAAAactatgaaaatttgggcttaatcagGTGTGTGAGTCAGGAGTAAATAGTGCAGAAATATGCACAATTCTTAGCGTGTAAACAACTTTATCCTTTCAGGTATAGTTTCtcaaatatgacttcatttcagagcaAAACATTTCACAGCAAAACTTTcctagtatgaacttcatagtcagtaaagctcggttcatacttcctgcgattgcgaagcaaattttgacgtcacagccctgttttcgcagcgaatgatttgcaggagttgagcacaagtcaactgatgcgaattattcctagcgaatttgtgatgtcaaaattcgttTTGCATTTGCATGAAGTGCGAACCAGGCCttagctttcagactaaaaccAAACAAGATGTGTTCTATCCTTCATGTCCTTACCAATACAGTATTATACCTGCATGTACAGTTGTAATGTCAAATGACaattgctatgtcaaatggttcggggcaagcctttgcatagtaaccttcagatgagcaaaccctgtgacacatccattcagaattgtgtatgggtgttcatcATCTCTTACATAAAgtctacgcaaaagcttgcccttaATCATGTAACACAGCAATTGTCTCAATAGTCAAGCATGTCTCAATAGTCAAGCAtgcattgtaccagacaatactcaaatctaacatgcaaatggcttattgaaccaaaatttcaaaaaaataagaacaaaacCAAACAGCCCTCACCGAGATTAGAAAATTGCTGTGACATGTCCCCAGATGATGTGACTGGGGCAGGTTGAGCATAAGCATTGGGTACAGGAGGCTCATCAGCACCAAAGTCAATCAGGGTGGGCTGGGCTGCAGAGAGGGGTGGAGGGGCGGAGTTTGCGGGGTAGGGCGGAGGAACACTGCTGACACCATTCTGGGGGAAATGAATTCCAAATACAAAAGGGTGAACCGAGTAAATGATAACGGCACCAGTGCGGTACGAGTACATAaagggtgcgtttgattagctaaCAGGAGTTGTTCGATTAGCCATTACGCAATACTCTTGTCTGCCCCGGTTTCAGCCACTACAAACCCAGCTCACCAGAGGGTCTCTGGTGACTACCACgcgtacatgtatattataccCCCGGTACACTTGGGGAAGCTAATAAAACGCACCAATTGAGTCCCTGCGCAATCatgaaggtcaaaggtcaaggtcaAAATTCAAGGCTAAACTTTAAGTTTGTTCGTATCCCATTGAATCTACATGCATActaataagcttgggcgatttattttattcacgatatatcgccgacaatatatcgcggtattcgatataatcgcgattaattaaatttgacatcatcagtcatCAAACTCCATGTGAAgattgtagaagagacagtcatagcattagagaggtgttctaatgacatattcttctggttttactccaaacctatggggtgcaagatgtctcagctaggaaatacatcgtgatattgcgatatttaatcgatatatcgcgatatatcgatatttcgattaaaaccaaatcaatccgatatcgaaatcgtttgcaaaataaaatcgccatattcgataatatcgtgatatcgcccaagcttacatacTAATCTATGTACCTTATGCGCATACATAAAGTCAATTTAGTAGGACGCCCTCGCCAAGGGGGTCAAAAGGAGGCTGATCATTTGACAACTTACAAACAATATATGCATGTGGTTTAAACGTTAGTGTAGTTCAAACAATAGTATGAACCACGAGTGTAGAAATGAATAATAGCAAACTTCACTACCGTAGGCTACaggtgacctttgacattcaAGCTTTTGAACAAGGGCTCACGAAAACTCTCCAAACCAAAGGGCATTTTTAAAAAGCAGTGAGCGGGTCTGGAGTTTCAAAGAACCCATCAAgaccaaaataaaatttgacaaTGCGTGATAAAAGCAAATTACAAAACGTCTACAAGTTTTATTGATAATTGAGGAACGTTTATGTCTGTGCTTTAACTATGACTCTCATCATACACTCATGTAGGTGTTAATCTCAGGCCTGTACTTCAGGGAgtcaacaaaggcgattgcctcgatgccccctggtcattgccttgctaTAGTAGAAATTTTCTCAtgggtgcccttaaccaagaagaaaatgccttggtgcccttgccctttcaataacgaagcatacaggcctgtaatcTCATCACCATACCTGGATATACAGCAGGGTATTGTTCACAGTATAATGGAGCATTCTTgttaaagagaaaaacaaaccatCAGCATtaaacagggatgagattggACAAATGTGACAATTCCTGAAAAATggctttcatttcatttatgcaaaaaatagttaatggcctgacgtttcgccCCTAGCAGAGTCAATCTcgaggctaaatgacaacacgaACAGGTAACTAATTTCATTTCATCTGGTtatgaagccaaggactctcagaattAAGCGAACTCAATCACTGTACCAGCCAAGAACGGAATGGAcaaagacaaggaaggaaacTTTAGTCTTAAATGTGGGAGGAAATCCccagactgaaaacccaatccacatagtgcccccagtgtgattcgaaccggggtcctagaggtggaagatgaataatttcatatgcaaatttgtgtgcattgttatattctacttttaaaacatctttttaaccacatgcatttcataccaaacgatttcaaatgcttttcatagacaaaAGCctaatccaaggcaacatgtccctttaacagatttttcaatttcaggctatttaatcacattttttctaatttttccAAGAGCAGAAATATATTGAAATAAGACTAGGAAGAATACTTTGTTTCAGAAGTATGAGTGTTTAAGCCAggataaaatataaaaaaagtcaAGCTTACAGGTTGTGGTGCTGGTGTTGGTTGCGGCATCTGAGTGACTCCCATCTGGGGTTGTGGGTTTGCCTGGCTCTGTCTGTAGCGCTCAAAGCGATCAAAGCGAACAAATACATTGTTCAGATCATCATTGACCCTCAGAAGTTCACCTGAGTGAGAAAATTTCCAacatttttgttcaataaaTCTTTGACTTAATTAGCAGTGTCAATTGCCCACCATTTATACAACAAAGAATCCTGCCATAGCTCAAAGGGAAGTTTAAGGGAAGGTATCTGTTTGGTAATCTCGCATAAAATTAATGTCAACACATTATTGGTTAGAAGCAGCAGCTTCcggtagtataaagcattttgaaaaacatttcacttaaaaggaatgtggttatgtaaaatgGTATCAGTTTTTCTGccccaaatttaaatctgagtcagattgtgtattcctaacAGGGATTATTCTAcctgcatggacatattcaaaatctgaaaaatacaACCACCTTCTAAATAATCACACGTTTATTGTATACAACTACATTTATATACGATTAAACCAATCGAATGGTTGCCTTTAAAACACTTAAAGATAACAAAGGGAAAATTCAAGAATGAGAATTTATGACGTACCTGTGACTTCTTCATTGCTGATGGAGCTAATAAGTTCAACCACTCTTCCCTGCATAGCTCGGCAAGTTTTGTTCACGTCCTGAGGAAACATGTGAATGAAACGTGCTAAACCAAATCCCAGGTGCGGCATAAATATTCATATAACACAACGTTGAGACACAATTGTTCAAACAATTCAAAGCTAAGGAACAAATATTCTCAGTTAAAGTTGagacacaaataataataaataataatggcaATTTATATCGGGCCCATCCATGAAACATGCTCCTGGCGCCgaacaattaaaaagaaaaccattaaAATGCATGCCACTATAAAATAAAACCACAGAGAAAAAACAGTTAATACAAGTTTTACCACAACTCAAGGTTGAAACGCACACAATTCAAGTATTATAAGGTCAAGGTACTTTTATTATTAGAAGGGCACCGCAATGACAGAAATGTATACCTAAAGAATTAAAActgaccctattggttggcaaacgccattaATAGagatgtgcactaagcagacgcataCACATGTCGGCGTCACGCCATCATCCACATGCTTAATGTTCCtccattttgccaaccaaagtgTAAGTGCGCACGGACATGTGCTTTTTACATATTTCATAGGAAGGGTCTATCATCTCATTTGCCTCTGCGAAGTATATTAACAAAAATTTGAGGAGTCTGCTTACCAGGAGAAGCTGCAGGTCACCAGATTCTTCTTTGCCAGGCACCATCTCAGTCAACATCTCAGACATGACCTTGACATTACCCAGGACGACTTCAAGGTCCCGTTTGAGTTTGGCAAGCTGCTCTGGGGTCAGACCAACTGGGGCTGCCGTAGGGGGAGCCTGCATGTTCATTGGTGCAGCGATGGGCCCAGTGTTGAGTGGTGGCTGTTGAGGAAAGGGGGTCGTAAACTGCTGTTGCATCTGTGGGTGCATCCCCTGCATCTGGGGCTGCATCTGCGGTTGCATCTGCATCTGCGGCATCTGCTGCTGTTGCATCTGCGGCTGCATCTGCTGCTGTTGCATCTGCGGCTGCATCTGCGGCTGCATCTGCGGTTGAGAGGGCTGTACAAAAGCAATCAATAACATAATCAGAACACAATCTTGCCAGTATGTCATGCCTgtcttttttgttctgtttcctCACAAATATTGGATTTCCTTATTGAAGCCATTGCCAGTCTTCATTGTGAGATAAACATGGTATTGAAGGCAATGGACAcaataggtaattactcaaaataattgttagcatacaaacttgcaTGGTAATTAAGCAATGAACAAGTGTTCATACATTGTGACAAATGACTCCCTGTAAAGTAAGGTAGCTTatgaaaaaaaaggtaatttctcaatcaaataataaaaggcttcattatgcacctgaaagcacacaagttgtgcaacaaaggtgtttttctttcattattttcttgcaacaaaGATTATCAAtggagcttaaattttcacaggcttattatgTTAAGcattatgttgaaatacaccaagtaagagtagtggtctttgacaattaccaaacctgtccagtccctttaaagcTTGTTTAGACACTTATGAACGGACTTACCTGTCTAGTTGGAGATTGGCGTCTGACTGCAGGGTCAACTTCAGGTGTTCCCTGGATAATAGATAAGAAAATACTACTGTAAACAGGGTGCAAGAGGTTCTTTGAACAAAAGGCATTCCAAGGGCTACAAATATACACTGGACCGCTAGCCCGAGGCTAGTGATTTGAGTCCCGGGCCAATAACCAGACTAGTCtgatggtcttgtgtttttcaataagCCATTcctgagttagatttgaataatgtctggtacaatgacttgcttatagtaacaatgtacatgtaccacttgaattcctcagactatagagacagttgctatacGTCAAAGCATCGTGcccaatgacacaagtgtcaagacagggatacgaaccaacactctgatgacttaaccaccagaacttgaatttgatgaacTTAACCACTCGCCCTTGACACCTTGGGATGGATGGAGTAAACAATGACCCACTCACCCTCTGAGGGGTCACAATAGGTGACAACTCATCAAGATTTGTCGCCGGGAACTCGATCCCCTTCTGCTTGAGCTCCTCATACACCTTGACCACGCCCTGGAGGTCCGGCTTGCTGCGGAAGGCATCTGCCCATGATTGGATGATGCTTAGGATTTTCTCCTGGACCACCGTGGGCGGGTTCATGTTGGGCTGGATGATCTTCACTAGCTCCTTGACGAACTCTTGCTTGCAGACGGGAATGTGGAAACGGTGGCCGCAGTTCTTGACGCATGTCTCCAAGACCTATGTAGGAAACGAGTCACATACATATACATTTCAATCTAATTGAATAATGTGAAGTGCAGCTGGCTAACTACTAATTTAATTGTTAACTCCCCAGGGAACTGAGAAAGATTAGAGGAATGTTATAAGCC
Coding sequences within it:
- the LOC139943887 gene encoding TOM1-like protein 2 isoform X1 — translated: MSFFGSNPFATPVGQRIEKATSEGLASEDWGLNMEICDIINETEEGPKDAVKAIKKRLIGNKNWKEVMFSLTVLETCVKNCGHRFHIPVCKQEFVKELVKIIQPNMNPPTVVQEKILSIIQSWADAFRSKPDLQGVVKVYEELKQKGIEFPATNLDELSPIVTPQRGTPEVDPAVRRQSPTRQPSQPQMQPQMQPQMQQQQMQPQMQQQQMPQMQMQPQMQPQMQGMHPQMQQQFTTPFPQQPPLNTGPIAAPMNMQAPPTAAPVGLTPEQLAKLKRDLEVVLGNVKVMSEMLTEMVPGKEESGDLQLLLDVNKTCRAMQGRVVELISSISNEEVTGELLRVNDDLNNVFVRFDRFERYRQSQANPQPQMGVTQMPQPTPAPQPNGVSSVPPPYPANSAPPPLSAAQPTLIDFGADEPPVPNAYAQPAPVTSSGDMSQQFSNLDLAGGNVSQTLNQINSTPAVPSDEFDMFAQSRQTTYTDSRKSGSTYQDILNLDQSGVTMGNLVNARANPFSAAPVAQPTQEIDPDALTEEGLPPGVDVDEMEKWLNATDLDKENDGLAAQNTNAQPDGGITSSEFDQFLETRAKAADTLPPPNHNNTSRQTKMEETDNTMFAL
- the LOC139943887 gene encoding TOM1-like protein 2 isoform X2; the encoded protein is MSFFGSNPFATPVGQRIEKATSEGLASEDWGLNMEICDIINETEEGPKDAVKAIKKRLIGNKNWKEVMFSLTVLETCVKNCGHRFHIPVCKQEFVKELVKIIQPNMNPPTVVQEKILSIIQSWADAFRSKPDLQGVVKVYEELKQKGIEFPATNLDELSPIVTPQRGTPEVDPAVRRQSPTRQPSQPQMQPQMQPQMQQQQMQPQMQQQQMPQMQMQPQMQPQMQGMHPQMQQQFTTPFPQQPPLNTGPIAAPMNMQAPPTAAPVGLTPEQLAKLKRDLEVVLGNVKVMSEMLTEMVPGKEESGDLQLLLDVNKTCRAMQGRVVELISSISNEEVTGELLRVNDDLNNVFVRFDRFERYRQSQANPQPQMGVTQMPQPTPAPQPNGVSSVPPPYPANSAPPPLSAAQPTLIDFGADEPPVPNAYAQPAPVTSSGDMSQQFSNLDLAGGNVSQTLNQINSTPAVPSDEFDMFAQSRQTTYTDSRKSGSTYQDILNLDQSGVTMGNLVNARANPFSAAPVAQPTQGLPPGVDVDEMEKWLNATDLDKENDGLAAQNTNAQPDGGITSSEFDQFLETRAKAADTLPPPNHNNTSRQTKMEETDNTMFAL